One segment of Salvia splendens isolate huo1 chromosome 20, SspV2, whole genome shotgun sequence DNA contains the following:
- the LOC121782522 gene encoding shaggy-related protein kinase epsilon-like isoform X1: protein MASGGVAADKPQCDVMLVDKLPEEINEMKIEDEKVEKEMEAAVVDGNGTETGHIIVTTIGGKNGQPKQTISYMAERIVGQGSFGIVFQAKCLEAGETVAIKKVLQDKRYKNRELQTMRLLDHPNVVSLKHCFFSTTDKDELYLNLVLEYVPETVYRVGRHYSKANQRMPMIYVKLYTYQIFRALAYIHGIGVCHRDIKPQNLLVNPHTHQLKLCDFGSAKVLVKGEPNISYICSRYYRAPELIFGATEYTSAIDIWSVGCVLAELLLGQPLFHGESGVDQLVEIIKVLGTPTREEIKCMNPNYTEFKFPQIKAHPWHKIFHKRTPPEAVDLVSRLLQYSPNLRYSALEACIHPFFDELRDPNTRLPNGRPLPPLFNFKPAELKGASLELLSKLVPEHARRQFPAVVS from the exons ATGGCTTCGGGTGGTGTAGCGGCTGATAAGCCGCAATGTGATGTGATGCTTGTGGATAAGCTCCCGGAGGAAATCAACGAGATGAAGATCGAAGatgagaaggttgaaaag GAAATGGAAGCTGCTGTAGTAGATGGAAATGGAACTGAGACGGGGCACATAATTGTGACGACGATTGGGGGTAAAAATGGTCAGCCTAAGCAG ACTATAAGTTATATGGCTGAGCGCATTGTAGGGCAGGGTTCTTTTGGAATTGTCTTTCAg GCCAAATGTCTCGAAGCAGGTGAAACGGTTGCAATCAAGAAAGTTTTGCAGGATAAGAGATACAAAAACCGCGAATTGCAAACAATGCGCCTTCTGGATCACCCAAATGTTGTATCTCTTAAGCACTGTTTCTTCTCAACCACTGACAAAGATGAACTCTACCTGAATTTAGTTCTCGAATATGTGCCGGAGACAGTCTATCGTGTGGGTAGACACTATAGTAAAGCAAACCAGCGGATGCCTATGATATACGTCAAGCTTTATACGTATCAG ATTTTTAGAGCTTTGGCATATATTCATGGCATAGGAGTTTGCCACAGAGACATTAAACCTCAAAACCTTTTG GTCAATCCCCATACACATCAGCTCAAACTCTGTGATTTTGGAAGTGCAAAAGTTTTG GTGAAAGGCGAGCCAAATATATCATATATTTGTTCCCGGTACTATCGCGCACCTGAACTGATATTCGGGGCTACTGAATACACCAGCGCCATTGACATCTGGTCTGTTGGGTGTGTCCTTGCTGAACTTCTTCTTGGCCAG CCGCTCTTTCATGGTGAGAGTGGAGTTGACCAGCTAGTAGAAATTATCAAG GTTCTTGGAACACCAACTCGCGAGGAAATAAAATGCATGAACCCAAATTATACGGAGTTCAAGTTTCCTCAAATTAAGGCTCATCCTTGGCACAAG ATTTTTCACAAAAGGACTCCCCCCGAAGCTGTGGATCTTGTATCTAGGCTGCTTCAGTACTCCCCAAACTTACGATACTCTGCT TTGGAAGCTTGCATCCACCCGTTCTTCGATGAACTCCGCGATCCTAATACCCGGCTTCCTAATGGCCGTCCACTGCCTCCACTTTTTAACTTTAAGCCTGCAG AGCTAAAGGGAGCATCGTTAGAGTTGCTGTCGAAACTGGTACCCGAGCATGCTAGGAGGCAGTTCCCCGCCGTAGTTTCCTAA
- the LOC121780876 gene encoding DNA (cytosine-5)-methyltransferase DRM2-like → MDANVSEGNFSDIDWTSDDESETNLEAVASANPTCAETIVGNEGASSSNAARSKMIGHFVGMGFAEKLVLKAIDENGEGDPDSILNLILTFSTLEESPPQQLSTNSDPCSSGNNENFLNDLSDMDSWSEDELEDRLKGNGGYKSEKHKMLLSLAESGSLSERERKLLDLANMGYTLEDAELALERWPEAPVDDLIEIIGAAQMAREEDCYLPEDDLKPKLILSGGNKSKKRKHFEMKKNVIEESIRLPNPMIGYGVPSMQPRERVHRSLPLEARGPPYFYYENVALTPKGVWDTISRFLYDIEPEFVDSKFFSACARKRGYIHNLPIENRFPLVPLPPLTIQQAFPLSRRWWPSWDPRDKMNCIQTAIASAKLTERIRTALERSGEGDPPEAIQRYVMEQCRKWNLVWVGRNKVAPLEPDEVEMLLGFPKNHTRGGGISRTDRYKSLGNSFQVDTVAYHLSVLRDMFPHGVNVLSLFSGIGGAEVALHRLGIKLKNVVSIEKSKANRDIVRSWWEQTNQTGSLIDFDDVTSFDAARVEQIIGTIGNFDLVVGGSPCNNLAGSNRVSRDGLEGKESSLFYDYFRILDLVKLYRQ, encoded by the exons ATG gatgcaaatgTATCTGAAGGTAATTTTTCTGATATTGATTGGACTTCTGATGACGAGTCAGAAACTAATCTGGAAGCAGTTGCATCGGCCAACCCAACTTGTGCTGAAACTATTGTTGGCAATGAGGGG GCAAGCTCATCAAATGCCGCCCGTTCCAAGATGATTGGTCATTTTGTTGGAATGGGGTTTGCAGAGAAATTGGTCTTAAAAGCCATTGATGAAAATG GAGAAGGAGATCCTGACTCAATACTCAATTTGATCTTAACATTCTCG ACTCTTGAAGAGTCCCCACCACAGCAGCTGAGCACAAATTCTGACCCATGCTCTTCTGGTAACAATGAGAACTTTCTCAATGATCTTTCCGATATGGACAGCTGGTCCGAAGATGAACTAGAA GACCGTTTGAAGGGAAATGGTGGTTATAAATCAGAGAAGCACAAGATGTTGTTGTCATTGGCAGAATCTGGATCGTtgtcagagagagagagaaaattgctGGACTTAGCAAACATGGGATACACTCTGGAAGATGCGGAACTTGCTTTGGAAAGAT GGCCAGAAGCCCCGGTTGATGATTTGATTGAGATCATAGGTGCTGCTCAAATGGCTAGAGAGGAGGACTGCTACTTGCCTGAAGACGACCTCAAG CCAAAACTCATTCTCAGTGGTGGCAACAAAAGCAAGAAGAGAAAacattttgagatgaagaagaatgTGATAGAGGAGTCGATCCGCTTGCCTAATCCAATGATTGGATATGGCGTTCCCTCCATGCAGCCGCGGGAGCGGGTTCATCGTTCCTTGCCACTAGAAGCAAGAGGCCCCCCATACTTCTACTATGAGAATGTTGCCCTTACACCAAAGGGGGTATGGGACACCATCTCGCGGTTCCTTTACGACATCGAGCCGGAATTCGTCGACTCGAAGTTCTTCTCAGCATGCGCAAGAAAGAGGGGCTACATCCACAATCTGCCCATCGAGAACCGGTTTCCCCTCGTACCTCTCCCACCCCTTACCATTCAGCAGGCTTTTCCTTTATCAAGAAGGTGGTGGCCTTCGTGGGATCCAAGAGACAAGATGAACTGCATCCAGACTGCTATAGCGAGTGCGAAGCTGACAGAGAGGATCCGCACTGCGCTGGAGAGGAGTGGAGAGGGTGACCCACCGGAAGCCATCCAGCGTTATGTCATGGAGCAGTGTCGTAAGTGGAACTTGGTGTGGGTGGGGCGGAACAAAGTTGCTCCTCTGGAGCCAGATGAAGTGGAGATGCTCTTGGGGTTCCCAAAGAACCACACGAGGGGCGGTGGGATCAGCCGAACTGACAGATACAAGTCCCTGGGAAACTCTTTCCAG GTCGACACTGTGGCCTATCATCTGTCGGTGCTCAGGGACATGTTCCCTCACGGCGTCAATGTGCTGTCCCTCTTCTCCGGGATAGGTGGAGCAGAGGTGGCGCTCCACCGGCTCGGGATCAAACTGAAGAACGTCGTCTCCATCGAGAAATCCAAGGCGAACAGGGACATAGTGAGGAGTTGGTGGGAGCAAACCAACCAGACCGGTAGCCTGATCGATTTTGACGATGTGACATCGTTTGACGCTGCCAGAGTCGAGCAGATCATCGGTACCATCGGAAATTTCGATCTGGTGGTCGGAGGAAGCCCCTGCAACAACCTGGCAGGAAGCAACAGAGTCAGTAGAGATGGCCTTGAGGGTAAGGAGTCCTCTCTTTTTTATGATTATTTTCGTATATTAGATTTAGTCAAACTGTACAGGCAGTAA
- the LOC121782522 gene encoding shaggy-related protein kinase epsilon-like isoform X2, with product MASGGVAADKPQCDVMLVDKLPEEINEMKIEDEKEMEAAVVDGNGTETGHIIVTTIGGKNGQPKQTISYMAERIVGQGSFGIVFQAKCLEAGETVAIKKVLQDKRYKNRELQTMRLLDHPNVVSLKHCFFSTTDKDELYLNLVLEYVPETVYRVGRHYSKANQRMPMIYVKLYTYQIFRALAYIHGIGVCHRDIKPQNLLVNPHTHQLKLCDFGSAKVLVKGEPNISYICSRYYRAPELIFGATEYTSAIDIWSVGCVLAELLLGQPLFHGESGVDQLVEIIKVLGTPTREEIKCMNPNYTEFKFPQIKAHPWHKIFHKRTPPEAVDLVSRLLQYSPNLRYSALEACIHPFFDELRDPNTRLPNGRPLPPLFNFKPAELKGASLELLSKLVPEHARRQFPAVVS from the exons ATGGCTTCGGGTGGTGTAGCGGCTGATAAGCCGCAATGTGATGTGATGCTTGTGGATAAGCTCCCGGAGGAAATCAACGAGATGAAGATCGAAGatgagaag GAAATGGAAGCTGCTGTAGTAGATGGAAATGGAACTGAGACGGGGCACATAATTGTGACGACGATTGGGGGTAAAAATGGTCAGCCTAAGCAG ACTATAAGTTATATGGCTGAGCGCATTGTAGGGCAGGGTTCTTTTGGAATTGTCTTTCAg GCCAAATGTCTCGAAGCAGGTGAAACGGTTGCAATCAAGAAAGTTTTGCAGGATAAGAGATACAAAAACCGCGAATTGCAAACAATGCGCCTTCTGGATCACCCAAATGTTGTATCTCTTAAGCACTGTTTCTTCTCAACCACTGACAAAGATGAACTCTACCTGAATTTAGTTCTCGAATATGTGCCGGAGACAGTCTATCGTGTGGGTAGACACTATAGTAAAGCAAACCAGCGGATGCCTATGATATACGTCAAGCTTTATACGTATCAG ATTTTTAGAGCTTTGGCATATATTCATGGCATAGGAGTTTGCCACAGAGACATTAAACCTCAAAACCTTTTG GTCAATCCCCATACACATCAGCTCAAACTCTGTGATTTTGGAAGTGCAAAAGTTTTG GTGAAAGGCGAGCCAAATATATCATATATTTGTTCCCGGTACTATCGCGCACCTGAACTGATATTCGGGGCTACTGAATACACCAGCGCCATTGACATCTGGTCTGTTGGGTGTGTCCTTGCTGAACTTCTTCTTGGCCAG CCGCTCTTTCATGGTGAGAGTGGAGTTGACCAGCTAGTAGAAATTATCAAG GTTCTTGGAACACCAACTCGCGAGGAAATAAAATGCATGAACCCAAATTATACGGAGTTCAAGTTTCCTCAAATTAAGGCTCATCCTTGGCACAAG ATTTTTCACAAAAGGACTCCCCCCGAAGCTGTGGATCTTGTATCTAGGCTGCTTCAGTACTCCCCAAACTTACGATACTCTGCT TTGGAAGCTTGCATCCACCCGTTCTTCGATGAACTCCGCGATCCTAATACCCGGCTTCCTAATGGCCGTCCACTGCCTCCACTTTTTAACTTTAAGCCTGCAG AGCTAAAGGGAGCATCGTTAGAGTTGCTGTCGAAACTGGTACCCGAGCATGCTAGGAGGCAGTTCCCCGCCGTAGTTTCCTAA